The Planococcus versutus genome contains a region encoding:
- a CDS encoding DUF6359 domain-containing protein has product MKNLTKHALSKILLSFVLVLSVALPYLATTASAAEPITVAEAIANNTGKATVKGFVVGTATSGTNYDQEAPFASSTNLGIADSADETDPTKIMPVQLPTGKIRAGLNLVDNPTNFKAEVTITGTLEGYFQVPGLKSPTDFTILSGGEAPPEAVIVDSLAKARTMQGELIQVDATVTTRTGIWGGNAFYVQDDTAGMYVFTSSADVSPGDIVRLTGGISEYGGELQLQPNTVEVLSSTNPLPAVQTVTPAGVAEDTQGERIELKNVTITGLQSVNEYGTFEFSAKAENGEAVTIRNDNRNGLSLEEFTKQYKEGDLIHVTGIASKFNDSYQVKTLGFESFELVNKPGVYADIFPGVVSEGTSITLASGMDDATIYFTLDGSKPTASSTKYTAPIVLTKDTTIKAIAIADETSEIFTFTYTVLKTGDLRIRDIQGDGHYSDYQGAVVNEIVGVVTHLYNSANFVIQDTNQDDDVTTSEALMVNKASNGLQVGDLVTVNGTVEEHFQEGYSDAKDNDLPITRIRATEAVKTGTAPLPEPIVVGEDVQPPSEIIDNDGLTSFDPKEDGIDFWESLELMRLAVPQGKVVGPQNYGEVVVVAENSPNTEFHKQGGILISENDYNPERIVVDFDNEKFIAKAGDLFDGDIIGVMGFGFGNYKLWTAESNLPKLVDGGTKPEKTWIVKDDKKLTVAAYNVENYSADPSHTTDAKAQRIAESFVNDLNSPDVIVMVEVQDNDGPITSGNSDATASYERLIKDIKTAGGPTYAWTDIAPEYNKDGGQPGGNIRVGYLYNPERVTLSEGTKGTATQDNTWVDGELALNPGRVQPIAMPNTRKPIAAQFEFQGEQVVVIGAHLNSKGGDQPLYGKNQPPFLGSVAERIQLATAINGFIQDGLKQNPDLNVIVAGDMNDFEFTPALKALKGDILTNKVEDVPLEDRYSYYYQGNSQVLDHLLVTNNLAKRTEMDMVHINSMFMEEQGRASDHDPLLAQIEFEKEEVPAKEFPFTDVSKKDWAYPYIKDLFDRNLIKGKTDTLYAPKDNLTRMQAVTILTRIMDLEITGNEKSPFKDISKLPELYRNQINAAYQAGIVNGVTTTEFKPTEFITRAQFALMLNRVYEMKNGTYKVSTYAPFTDYERFNNETKKAITMLYDFEVVEGYNGKYMPKKFTTREETAKMFSLFRSYLVK; this is encoded by the coding sequence GTGAAAAACTTGACCAAACATGCTTTGAGTAAAATTCTTTTAAGCTTTGTTTTAGTTTTATCAGTAGCATTGCCTTATCTGGCAACAACTGCAAGCGCGGCAGAACCCATTACGGTAGCTGAAGCCATTGCAAACAACACAGGTAAAGCAACAGTAAAAGGCTTTGTAGTTGGAACAGCAACTAGCGGGACCAACTATGATCAAGAAGCACCTTTTGCATCTTCGACAAATTTAGGCATTGCAGATTCCGCGGATGAAACAGATCCAACGAAAATCATGCCGGTACAATTACCAACAGGAAAAATCCGCGCAGGTTTAAACCTAGTAGATAATCCAACAAATTTTAAAGCAGAAGTTACCATCACAGGAACATTGGAGGGTTATTTCCAAGTGCCAGGTCTTAAATCTCCAACAGACTTCACGATTCTTTCAGGAGGCGAAGCACCACCTGAAGCCGTGATCGTTGATTCTCTTGCAAAAGCACGTACAATGCAAGGCGAGTTGATCCAAGTCGATGCAACTGTAACCACTAGAACAGGCATCTGGGGCGGAAATGCATTTTACGTTCAAGATGATACAGCTGGCATGTATGTCTTTACTTCAAGTGCAGACGTTTCACCAGGAGACATTGTTCGTTTAACGGGCGGGATTTCTGAATACGGTGGCGAACTGCAACTTCAACCCAATACGGTAGAAGTTCTTTCTTCAACAAATCCATTACCAGCAGTTCAAACCGTTACGCCAGCAGGTGTCGCTGAAGACACGCAAGGTGAGCGCATTGAACTAAAAAACGTAACAATTACAGGCTTGCAATCCGTGAACGAATACGGAACATTTGAGTTTTCGGCAAAAGCTGAAAATGGCGAAGCTGTAACAATCCGCAACGATAACCGCAATGGATTGAGTCTTGAAGAGTTCACGAAACAATACAAAGAAGGCGATTTAATCCATGTAACGGGCATCGCTTCGAAATTTAACGATAGCTACCAAGTTAAGACACTAGGGTTCGAAAGCTTTGAATTAGTAAACAAACCAGGCGTTTATGCAGATATTTTCCCAGGTGTCGTTTCAGAAGGCACTAGCATTACACTAGCTTCTGGCATGGACGATGCAACCATTTACTTTACGCTTGATGGTTCAAAGCCAACAGCATCAAGCACAAAATACACAGCACCAATCGTATTAACAAAAGACACAACGATTAAAGCAATTGCAATCGCTGACGAAACGTCAGAGATTTTCACATTTACGTACACAGTATTAAAAACAGGTGACCTTCGCATCCGTGACATCCAAGGAGATGGCCATTACTCGGATTACCAAGGCGCAGTAGTCAACGAAATTGTGGGTGTAGTTACGCATCTATACAATTCAGCAAACTTTGTTATTCAAGATACAAACCAAGACGATGACGTAACAACTTCAGAAGCATTGATGGTTAACAAAGCATCAAACGGCCTTCAAGTTGGAGATCTTGTTACGGTTAACGGCACGGTAGAAGAGCATTTCCAAGAAGGATATTCAGATGCCAAAGACAATGACCTGCCAATTACGCGCATTCGCGCAACAGAAGCAGTGAAAACAGGAACAGCTCCACTTCCAGAACCGATTGTTGTTGGAGAAGATGTTCAGCCACCATCTGAAATTATCGATAATGACGGGTTGACTTCGTTTGATCCAAAAGAAGACGGCATTGATTTCTGGGAATCTCTTGAATTGATGCGTTTAGCAGTACCGCAAGGAAAAGTAGTAGGTCCTCAAAACTACGGAGAAGTAGTGGTAGTAGCAGAAAACTCACCGAACACAGAATTCCACAAACAAGGTGGAATACTCATCTCGGAAAATGATTACAATCCAGAACGCATCGTAGTCGATTTTGACAATGAAAAATTCATAGCTAAAGCGGGCGACTTATTCGATGGCGACATCATCGGTGTAATGGGCTTTGGTTTTGGCAACTACAAACTGTGGACTGCCGAAAGCAACTTACCTAAACTAGTAGATGGCGGCACAAAACCAGAAAAAACATGGATCGTTAAAGACGATAAAAAACTGACAGTTGCGGCTTACAACGTGGAGAACTATTCTGCAGACCCAAGCCACACGACAGATGCTAAAGCGCAGCGCATTGCAGAATCATTTGTTAACGACTTAAACTCACCTGACGTTATTGTGATGGTAGAAGTCCAAGACAACGACGGTCCGATTACGTCAGGCAACAGTGACGCAACAGCAAGCTATGAGCGTCTGATCAAAGACATCAAAACTGCAGGAGGTCCAACGTACGCATGGACAGACATCGCACCTGAATACAACAAAGACGGCGGACAACCAGGTGGAAACATTCGCGTGGGCTATCTTTACAACCCAGAACGTGTAACGCTTTCTGAAGGAACAAAAGGTACAGCGACACAAGACAACACATGGGTAGACGGCGAACTGGCATTAAATCCAGGACGCGTTCAGCCAATCGCAATGCCAAACACACGTAAACCGATTGCTGCACAATTTGAATTCCAAGGCGAACAAGTTGTAGTTATTGGCGCACACTTAAACTCTAAAGGCGGAGACCAGCCCTTATACGGCAAGAACCAGCCACCGTTTCTTGGCTCTGTAGCAGAACGCATCCAATTAGCAACAGCTATCAATGGCTTTATTCAAGACGGCTTGAAACAAAACCCTGATTTGAATGTGATTGTTGCTGGAGACATGAACGACTTTGAATTCACACCTGCACTAAAAGCATTAAAAGGCGACATCTTGACCAATAAAGTAGAAGATGTGCCACTAGAAGATCGTTACTCGTATTATTACCAAGGAAACTCGCAAGTTCTAGATCACTTGCTGGTGACAAACAACTTGGCAAAACGCACAGAAATGGACATGGTTCACATCAACTCGATGTTCATGGAAGAACAAGGCCGTGCATCGGATCACGATCCATTGCTTGCGCAAATCGAATTTGAAAAAGAAGAAGTACCTGCAAAAGAATTCCCGTTCACAGATGTTAGCAAAAAAGATTGGGCGTACCCGTACATTAAAGATTTGTTTGACCGCAATTTGATCAAAGGAAAAACAGATACTCTGTATGCTCCTAAAGACAACTTGACACGTATGCAAGCTGTTACCATCTTGACACGCATCATGGATCTTGAAATCACTGGAAATGAGAAGTCACCATTTAAAGACATCTCCAAACTTCCAGAACTTTACCGCAACCAAATCAATGCTGCCTACCAAGCAGGAATTGTTAACGGCGTTACGACAACAGAATTCAAGCCAACTGAATTCATCACGCGCGCACAATTCGCATTGATGCTAAACCGTGTTTACGAAATGAAAAACGGCACTTACAAAGTAAGCACGTATGCACCATTCACGGATTACGAAAGATTCAATAATGAAACGAAAAAAGCCATCACAATGCTATACGATTTTGAAGTAGTCGAAGGCTACAACGGCAAATACATGCCGAAGAAGTTCACGACACGCGAAGAAACAGCGAAAATGTTCTCGCTGTTCCGTTCATATCTCGTTAAGTAA
- a CDS encoding FAD-dependent oxidoreductase, which yields MKRVLMGIAILAVIIVGVLAVTIFADKKEEAKTNFDVAVLSGEPEGIAAAVSAARNGMETVLIVGEEDIGGLMTSGMLNFLDVSSDQKGNPANAGIFQEWHEKVGGTIGFDIGEARAAFMEMIDSEKNLTLREGVELSDAVKNGKALTAIEITNESGDEQTITAKRFIDSSKDADLAIAAGAPYFIGGRDIGLEDKKMAVTLMFHFNNVDWDQVTKAAKEGVFGGGGVNGNVAWGFSELHDTYKPHYAELTRLRGLNIVKENDGSVIVNALQIFGVDGLDEAEKQQAIEIGKEETKYILTYLQQNFPGFENAEIESFPDQLYVRETVHVQAEYQLPLSDVWENKDHWDSIGFGAYPVDVQATSPSDYGYVYGKPVQYAIPFRSLVPLEVDNLLVASKASGYSSLAAASARVLPVGMTTGQAAGAASAISINAEQNFRELAEDKAAIAQLQEKLKEQGANLYAFSEAFPYEGEWFYPGIKTLLNYGLIVGGYENQLPVDKPLMEVSFANILSNGIQRINSSEAEKLTENIAALRSLVTEDQQLTRDKAAQMILALQGLERENGAAWDYLVELNMTDDTIYEKLNENKKLTGAEGYYLAALILNDLQ from the coding sequence ATGAAAAGAGTATTAATGGGAATTGCGATTCTTGCCGTGATCATAGTAGGAGTTCTTGCGGTTACGATATTCGCAGATAAAAAAGAAGAGGCCAAAACAAACTTTGATGTAGCCGTTCTCAGTGGAGAACCGGAAGGCATTGCCGCAGCCGTTTCCGCTGCACGCAATGGAATGGAGACCGTGTTGATCGTTGGCGAAGAAGACATTGGTGGATTGATGACTTCAGGTATGCTGAATTTCCTAGACGTCAGCTCAGATCAAAAAGGCAATCCGGCCAATGCTGGGATTTTTCAAGAATGGCATGAAAAAGTAGGCGGCACAATTGGCTTTGATATTGGCGAAGCACGCGCGGCCTTCATGGAAATGATCGACAGCGAAAAAAACCTAACTTTACGTGAAGGTGTCGAATTGTCCGACGCAGTAAAAAATGGAAAAGCTTTAACAGCAATTGAAATCACAAATGAGTCAGGTGATGAGCAAACCATCACAGCTAAACGATTTATCGATAGCTCCAAAGATGCTGACTTGGCAATCGCAGCAGGAGCGCCGTACTTTATTGGTGGGCGCGATATCGGATTAGAAGACAAGAAAATGGCGGTTACGTTAATGTTCCATTTCAATAACGTCGATTGGGATCAAGTGACTAAAGCAGCTAAAGAGGGTGTCTTTGGAGGTGGCGGTGTTAATGGCAATGTGGCATGGGGCTTTAGTGAATTGCATGACACATACAAACCTCATTACGCGGAGTTGACACGACTTCGCGGCTTGAATATTGTAAAAGAAAACGACGGCAGTGTTATCGTTAATGCGCTTCAAATTTTTGGTGTAGATGGATTAGACGAAGCCGAAAAACAACAAGCCATTGAAATTGGAAAAGAAGAAACCAAGTACATTTTAACGTATTTACAACAAAATTTTCCAGGATTTGAAAATGCAGAAATCGAAAGTTTCCCCGATCAGTTGTATGTAAGAGAAACGGTTCATGTGCAAGCAGAATATCAATTGCCCCTTAGCGATGTATGGGAAAACAAAGATCATTGGGACAGTATCGGGTTTGGCGCTTATCCAGTAGATGTGCAAGCCACTTCACCAAGTGATTACGGCTACGTTTATGGCAAACCGGTACAATACGCAATTCCATTCCGCTCATTAGTACCGCTAGAAGTGGATAATTTACTAGTCGCCAGTAAAGCATCGGGTTATAGTTCACTCGCTGCGGCAAGCGCACGCGTATTACCCGTAGGAATGACAACTGGACAAGCAGCGGGTGCTGCTTCCGCTATTTCCATAAACGCAGAACAGAACTTTCGTGAATTAGCAGAAGACAAAGCCGCGATTGCGCAACTTCAAGAAAAACTAAAAGAACAAGGGGCTAATCTTTATGCCTTTTCAGAAGCTTTTCCGTATGAAGGCGAATGGTTTTATCCTGGTATAAAAACTTTATTGAATTATGGGTTAATCGTCGGGGGATACGAAAACCAATTGCCTGTCGATAAACCATTGATGGAAGTATCATTTGCGAACATATTGAGTAATGGCATTCAACGAATCAATTCTTCAGAAGCTGAAAAACTAACTGAAAATATCGCTGCACTTCGTTCACTTGTGACAGAAGATCAGCAACTAACAAGAGACAAAGCTGCACAGATGATTCTCGCTTTACAGGGCTTAGAAAGAGAAAATGGAGCAGCTTGGGATTATTTAGTCGAACTTAACATGACAGATGACACAATCTACGAAAAACTAAACGAAAACAAAAAGCTAACTGGTGCAGAAGGCTATTATTTAGCAGCGCTCATTCTAAATGATCTCCAATAG
- a CDS encoding LTA synthase family protein encodes MKKSFLLNLSKSHFFIFTGILFLKVLFLRYLLFQDIEFTQTIVLELSYILIFTSLFELAKPSWKPVLYFLLNTLFSILFLAVILYYSFFGRIVTYFALFQLGQVGTINESVSALLQPIYLLFFLDLIFILVLMVFRKYPLPPLQLNKKMMMGVLLFLGLGVSALNFNLHKDEAISNNVIAAQEKGILNYEALEIYYGPDSLTGVETNVSVENVAELKEEINRIKGLEIVPESERNYFSDAKGRNLIVIQVESMQNFPVGLELDGEEVTPHLNKLIDDSFYFPNTAQQTGPGNTSDAEFILNTSLYPVAFNPTSQTYGQKKFPSLPRLLAAEDYNSLTFHADDISFWNRDELYPALGIGSYYYGDFFGKEDVIGIGPSDRVMFEKAMPILREHHKRDKPFYAQLIGLTSHHPFTLPEADRKFPLPERFEDSLTGDYLVSINYMDTVINDFIEELKREGIYENSVIAIYGDHFGLQQSAISPNDVDLVSEILGREYGTLDRLNVPFIVHAPGISDDGETFEKTSGQLDMMPTLANLLGVSLDDQIVFGQDLLNHDSNLLGARYYLPIGSFWNDDILFIPEKDFNDGTAYDLKTDQKLDAYDQYREDYDRVLQLEKLSDEYMESLPEQ; translated from the coding sequence ATGAAAAAATCTTTTCTCTTAAACTTGTCTAAAAGCCATTTCTTTATTTTTACTGGCATTCTCTTTCTCAAAGTACTTTTTTTGCGGTATTTGTTGTTTCAAGATATTGAATTTACACAAACCATCGTTTTAGAATTAAGTTATATTTTAATTTTTACTTCGTTGTTTGAATTGGCTAAACCGAGTTGGAAACCCGTTCTTTACTTTTTATTGAACACATTGTTTTCCATTCTCTTTTTAGCAGTGATTCTGTACTACTCGTTTTTCGGCAGAATTGTTACATATTTTGCGCTTTTCCAACTTGGTCAAGTTGGCACTATTAATGAAAGTGTATCCGCATTACTACAGCCTATATATTTGTTGTTCTTCCTAGACTTGATTTTCATTTTGGTATTAATGGTTTTCAGAAAATATCCGTTACCGCCACTACAGCTTAACAAAAAAATGATGATGGGTGTTTTACTGTTCTTGGGCTTGGGTGTATCGGCATTGAATTTCAACCTTCACAAAGACGAAGCCATTTCAAATAACGTTATTGCGGCACAAGAAAAAGGCATCTTGAACTACGAGGCACTGGAAATCTATTATGGTCCTGACAGTTTAACGGGTGTCGAAACCAACGTATCTGTCGAAAACGTAGCCGAACTAAAAGAAGAAATTAACCGCATTAAAGGATTGGAAATTGTTCCAGAAAGCGAGCGGAATTATTTTAGTGATGCCAAAGGACGAAATTTGATCGTTATTCAAGTAGAATCCATGCAAAATTTCCCGGTTGGTTTGGAACTTGATGGCGAAGAAGTGACGCCTCATTTGAATAAGTTGATCGATGACAGTTTTTACTTTCCGAACACCGCTCAACAAACAGGACCGGGCAATACGTCCGACGCAGAGTTTATTTTGAACACCTCTCTTTACCCAGTGGCGTTCAATCCCACTTCACAAACGTATGGCCAGAAAAAATTCCCGAGCTTGCCGCGTTTGCTTGCAGCTGAGGATTACAATTCCTTAACGTTCCACGCAGACGATATTAGCTTTTGGAACCGTGATGAATTGTACCCGGCTCTTGGCATTGGCAGTTATTATTATGGTGACTTTTTCGGCAAAGAAGATGTCATCGGCATTGGTCCATCTGATCGCGTGATGTTTGAAAAAGCAATGCCAATTTTGCGTGAACACCATAAACGGGACAAACCGTTTTATGCACAACTTATTGGGTTAACCAGTCATCATCCTTTCACACTGCCAGAAGCTGACCGAAAGTTCCCGCTTCCAGAGCGTTTTGAGGATTCGTTAACGGGTGATTACTTAGTATCAATCAATTACATGGATACGGTGATCAATGATTTCATCGAAGAGTTAAAACGAGAAGGCATTTACGAAAACTCTGTAATTGCGATTTACGGTGATCATTTTGGTCTTCAGCAAAGCGCCATTAGTCCAAACGATGTCGACTTGGTGAGTGAAATACTGGGCCGCGAATATGGCACATTGGATCGGTTAAATGTACCGTTTATTGTCCATGCACCCGGCATTTCAGATGACGGCGAGACATTCGAGAAAACGAGCGGCCAGCTGGATATGATGCCGACGCTTGCGAATTTACTAGGTGTTTCGCTTGATGACCAAATTGTTTTTGGTCAAGATTTGTTAAATCACGACAGCAACTTGCTCGGTGCTCGTTATTACTTGCCTATCGGTTCTTTTTGGAATGATGACATTTTGTTTATTCCTGAAAAAGATTTTAACGATGGCACTGCTTACGATTTAAAGACCGATCAAAAACTTGATGCATACGATCAATACCGCGAAGATTACGACCGCGTGTTGCAGCTTGAAAAGTTATCAGATGAGTATATGGAAAGTTTGCCTGAACAGTGA
- a CDS encoding GNAT family N-acetyltransferase, which translates to MKVIHNGELKVRKLEKEDNVLLAKWLSNPTVLEFYEGRDNAFDLEKVNKLFYAFGEEKSKCIVEYDGYAVGYIQFYQLDNETKKKYGYFGENVYGTDQFIGEVEYWNKGIGTLLVSSMIRFLTEEKHADRIVMDPQTKNTRAIRCYEKCGFSKVKLLPNHELHEEQYQDCWLMAYHE; encoded by the coding sequence ATAAAGGTGATCCATAATGGGGAATTGAAGGTTCGGAAATTAGAAAAAGAAGATAACGTTCTATTGGCAAAGTGGCTTTCAAATCCAACTGTTCTTGAGTTTTATGAAGGAAGAGATAACGCTTTTGATTTAGAAAAAGTGAATAAATTGTTTTATGCTTTTGGAGAGGAAAAAAGCAAATGCATTGTTGAATACGATGGGTACGCAGTTGGCTACATTCAATTCTATCAATTAGATAATGAAACGAAAAAAAAATACGGATATTTTGGCGAAAATGTATATGGAACAGACCAATTTATTGGAGAAGTAGAGTATTGGAATAAAGGAATTGGTACTTTGCTAGTTAGCTCCATGATTCGATTTTTAACAGAAGAAAAACATGCAGACCGAATCGTTATGGATCCTCAAACAAAAAACACCAGAGCGATAAGATGCTATGAAAAATGTGGATTCAGCAAAGTGAAATTACTTCCAAACCACGAGCTCCACGAAGAGCAATATCAAGATTGTTGGTTGATGGCGTATCACGAGTGA
- a CDS encoding 5'-nucleotidase C-terminal domain-containing protein — protein MKGKMFKSAVAVALTASVVAIQSPTPTDAAAGDFELTIMHTNDTHANLDKAPNRATLIKQIRSENPNNLLLDAGDVFSGTLYFNTFEGQADLPLMNLMKYDAMTFGNHEFDLGASERGHKSLAEFVAGAEFPLVSANVDFSGDTDMAGFQNKVYTADYNNGEIYNGVIKEIDGEQVGIFGLTTEETASISSPGEIKFSNYIDAAQEAVAAFEKEGVNKIVALTHIGFDDSAEFDNDQLLAEAVEGIDVIVGGHTHKKLVEPFVFKGNTDPTVIVQANEYNKFLGQLDVTFDENGVITEQTGQLLDVNDKAIVPDEEATAILAPFAKEVEEVKNQSTEASAEVFLNGGRNAGGVRASETNLGNLITDGMLATAKKIDSDTVMAVQNGGGIRASINVGDITVGEVLTTMPFGNALAIMNITGEELKSALEHSVRQFPAENGGFLHVSGLQFSFDATKPAGSRVTEVNVKNENGLTPLDLKKSYKVATNTFTAGGGDGFESFGKAYKEGRVSEPGNIDYEMFIDHAKSLDQVKPMLENRINAITPLTDVATDSWSYPFINDVYYRGIFKGINDTTFAPKRELTRWEAATIISRIMKLETDTASKSPFTDISDMPLERQKEINAVYNAGYVMGKTNTTFNPREKITRAHFALMLNRVYEKTNGEYKVDEYASYSDYGKHNAETKEAITLLDDLGIVQGYNGKFMPSKFTSREETAKIMSLFAPHTTK, from the coding sequence ATGAAGGGGAAAATGTTTAAATCAGCAGTTGCAGTTGCTTTGACTGCAAGCGTAGTGGCTATTCAGTCGCCAACACCAACAGACGCAGCGGCAGGAGATTTTGAACTAACGATTATGCACACGAACGACACGCACGCAAACTTGGACAAAGCACCAAACCGTGCAACGCTCATCAAGCAAATTCGTAGTGAAAATCCAAATAACTTACTACTTGATGCAGGAGACGTTTTTTCTGGCACACTTTACTTTAATACCTTTGAAGGCCAAGCCGATTTGCCATTAATGAATTTGATGAAATACGATGCAATGACTTTTGGTAACCATGAATTCGACTTAGGCGCAAGCGAACGTGGTCATAAATCACTTGCTGAATTTGTTGCAGGCGCTGAGTTTCCGTTAGTATCAGCTAACGTTGATTTTTCTGGCGATACAGATATGGCTGGATTCCAAAACAAAGTATACACAGCAGATTACAATAACGGCGAAATCTACAATGGCGTGATTAAAGAAATTGATGGAGAACAAGTAGGCATTTTCGGTTTGACAACAGAAGAGACCGCTTCCATTTCAAGCCCGGGCGAAATCAAATTTTCGAATTACATCGATGCCGCACAAGAAGCAGTTGCTGCATTTGAAAAAGAAGGCGTAAACAAAATTGTCGCATTAACACATATCGGCTTTGATGATTCTGCTGAATTTGATAACGATCAACTATTAGCAGAAGCTGTTGAAGGCATTGATGTTATTGTCGGCGGGCATACACACAAGAAACTAGTGGAACCATTTGTTTTCAAAGGGAATACAGACCCAACAGTGATTGTGCAAGCAAATGAATACAATAAATTTTTAGGCCAACTAGATGTGACATTTGATGAAAATGGTGTCATTACAGAACAAACAGGTCAATTGCTTGATGTGAATGATAAAGCAATCGTACCAGATGAAGAAGCCACTGCCATTCTTGCGCCTTTTGCAAAAGAGGTAGAAGAAGTTAAAAACCAATCAACAGAAGCAAGCGCAGAAGTTTTCTTAAACGGCGGACGTAATGCGGGGGGCGTTCGTGCTTCTGAAACAAATCTTGGAAACTTAATTACAGATGGCATGTTAGCAACAGCTAAGAAAATCGATTCAGATACAGTCATGGCTGTTCAAAACGGCGGCGGAATTCGCGCTTCTATCAACGTGGGCGATATTACAGTTGGTGAAGTGTTAACAACAATGCCATTTGGTAACGCATTGGCAATCATGAACATCACGGGCGAAGAATTGAAATCAGCTCTTGAACACAGTGTTCGTCAATTCCCAGCTGAAAACGGAGGATTCTTACACGTATCAGGTTTGCAGTTTTCGTTTGATGCAACAAAACCAGCAGGATCACGTGTGACAGAAGTAAACGTTAAAAACGAGAATGGATTAACACCACTTGATCTGAAAAAATCATACAAAGTCGCAACAAACACATTTACTGCTGGAGGCGGAGATGGGTTTGAGTCATTTGGAAAAGCGTACAAAGAAGGCCGCGTAAGTGAGCCAGGCAACATCGATTATGAAATGTTTATCGATCACGCTAAATCATTAGATCAAGTAAAACCAATGCTTGAAAACCGTATCAACGCGATCACACCGTTAACGGATGTAGCGACAGATAGCTGGTCATACCCATTCATCAACGATGTCTACTACAGAGGCATTTTCAAAGGAATAAACGACACAACATTCGCACCTAAACGCGAATTAACGCGCTGGGAAGCAGCAACAATCATTTCACGTATCATGAAGTTGGAGACAGATACCGCTTCAAAATCACCATTTACGGATATCTCGGATATGCCTCTAGAGCGTCAAAAAGAAATTAACGCAGTTTACAATGCAGGCTATGTAATGGGGAAAACAAACACAACGTTTAACCCAAGAGAAAAAATTACACGTGCTCACTTCGCGTTGATGCTTAACCGTGTTTACGAAAAAACAAACGGTGAATACAAAGTTGACGAATACGCTTCGTACTCTGATTACGGCAAGCACAATGCGGAAACAAAAGAAGCCATCACGCTATTAGATGACCTTGGAATCGTTCAAGGCTACAACGGCAAATTCATGCCTTCTAAATTCACATCGCGTGAAGAAACAGCTAAAATAATGTCTCTATTCGCACCACACACAACAAAATAA